The Xiphias gladius isolate SHS-SW01 ecotype Sanya breed wild chromosome 17, ASM1685928v1, whole genome shotgun sequence genome includes the window aaaacctcATGTCAGTTTTCTCCCTGAGATCATTTAGCAGTCCTCTGGTTTTATCAGTAGTCTTCAGGGCTCAAATTGGTTGATGTACCTGTTACAGTATgtcagagcacagagagagtcCGTGCTCCGGATCCTGCTTGTAGCTCACCTGCCATGGAAGCCCCAAAGCTGGAGGCGGCTCGGCAAAAGTGTCCATGTATCCTTGAGTACAGGACGCCCATATCCCTTGCTGGTACCCCTCACCCACCTGAGAGTATCGCAGGGGACTGGGCGGATGGTTGTGGGGGCTGCTGCAGTGTCCATGTGAGGCATAAAGCTGTCCCTCAGTGGGATAACAAGGGTAGTGTGGTGACGGGGGACATGATGGCACAGTGCTATCCATGTAGATGTGTGGCTCTGTGGGCAGCCTGTGCACGTGAGGCCCTTGTTGTGGCGGCATCTGGTGAGAGATGGACGCGTGCCAGGGGATGTAACTCTGATGCTCCAGACGAGGAACCGTTACCCTGGACTGCTCAAGCCGAGATGCTCCCATCGCAGCTGGCACCGCAGACACCCTGTTGCACTCCCGGTGGGTGCAGGGCTTGCTGGGAGGGTTGGAGCTCAGGAATACTGAGAGAGCAGAGATGCGGTTTATGGCCCTCTGCAGTGTGGCAATCTTGGAGAGCCGTTTGCCACTGAGGTCATGGTTAAGAGCAACGCGCAGGGCATTGAAGGCCTGGTTGTAATCCATGATGCGCTTCCGTTCACGGACATTGGCAGCCATTCGTCGAGCTTTTGAGCGGACTGGTCGATTGCGCTTCTTGGTCTGGTCTTCCTCTGGGTCACTTGGGCTGCTGGTTGAGCTCTCACTGTCTTGGAAAGATGCCTTGGGACTTCCCTCGTCCTCACCTTGCCCCAGCACGCCAAGCTCCAGCTCTTCCTCAGAGAATTCTGAACCTGcaacactgctgcagctcattATGTCAATAATGCTGCGACTAGACGACTCTGAGAAAAATCTTGGTACTTGAAATGTAGTTGTAGTGAAGAGTCTGTGTTGTTCAGGTTTGTCCTGCTGTGTCTGCACGCTGCAAGCACTCCctcagtatttgtttttgtggggCTGTCGGTGTTTGCTGCTGGGCCGACAGCCCAGGTATTCTCCTTCTCTGACTCCTCTGGTGCCTTGTGATTACTTGTATGTCGACAGGACAGGTTGCCCTgcttttaaaagcttttgaaGTCACATGGTACAGTCACCTGTGAGGAATGGtgcactctctctccctctgcaggtTTATGGGTGCCCTCCAGGCAAATGGCACTGTCACCTCCTCCCCCTACTCTCCCCAACATCCCTTACGGGATCTTACAGAACAGTTTCAACACTTCACATCAGTGTAAAAACATAAGCTAAACATACTTATTATTTGGAAATAGCAGTTAACTTTGTACTTCCTTTAACAGAGGATTTGATTAAAATCTTTTTCACTACTTAATGCTTGTATAATCCCCAACTCCAGTTAGATGTGTTACTACTTACTGTAGAGTAAGTATAAACTAGGAAAGATAGAGTAAGTTTCTACTAGTCACTTGGTCCATTTGCTGTCCTTGTAACTCCCTCCTTTACAAAGAACAATACTGTATCATGCCACTCAGACTGACAGATCACCGACATGATTAGTCCTTTTTCTCTGCATCATACCATGTGCACCTCTTTCTGTTTACCATCATTAGCAATGAAGGGATATTCATCTAAATAGGTGTTCCATGCATGTTAGTCTCAGGGACATTCGTGAACAATTGCGCATTTATCCAGGTGGCCTTATCTGCTGTACGCATTTCCCCCTTTCTCAGGTCGAGGAAGAGAGGAACCTTCTTATCTAGCGTTGGTTAGATTTGTCTTTGCAATTAGCTGTCTCTAGTGTGGcgattctccctctctctctgtgtctctctgctcagGTTTAAGGGCCATGTAATTTA containing:
- the bhlha9 gene encoding class A basic helix-loop-helix protein 9 yields the protein MSCSSVAGSEFSEEELELGVLGQGEDEGSPKASFQDSESSTSSPSDPEEDQTKKRNRPVRSKARRMAANVRERKRIMDYNQAFNALRVALNHDLSGKRLSKIATLQRAINRISALSVFLSSNPPSKPCTHRECNRVSAVPAAMGASRLEQSRVTVPRLEHQSYIPWHASISHQMPPQQGPHVHRLPTEPHIYMDSTVPSCPPSPHYPCYPTEGQLYASHGHCSSPHNHPPSPLRYSQVGEGYQQGIWASCTQGYMDTFAEPPPALGLPWQVSYKQDPEHGLSLCSDIL